In a single window of the Methanofollis ethanolicus genome:
- a CDS encoding YIP1 family protein, which produces MSQDIIEKAKGFIMDPAAAFRNAHSDEMGEALKYFAIILAINSVLSGLMVMVGLGASTSIPGMGVGVAGGIAVIIGNFIGGIIGLFVCGLIVHIFVALIIGGNGIGQTINAMIYGATPAMLFSWIPVIGILAALWSLVLYIIGIRELHDTTTGKAAVAVLIPVVILIVLVIIALAALVAFFTISSGTFTAA; this is translated from the coding sequence ATGTCACAGGACATCATCGAAAAGGCAAAGGGGTTCATTATGGACCCTGCAGCGGCATTCAGGAATGCACACAGTGACGAAATGGGCGAGGCACTCAAGTACTTCGCCATAATCCTCGCCATCAACTCCGTCCTCAGCGGCCTGATGGTCATGGTCGGCCTCGGCGCCTCTACCAGCATCCCCGGCATGGGTGTCGGCGTCGCCGGCGGCATCGCAGTGATCATCGGCAATTTCATCGGCGGGATCATCGGCCTCTTCGTCTGCGGCCTCATCGTCCACATCTTCGTCGCCCTTATCATCGGCGGCAACGGCATCGGGCAGACCATCAACGCCATGATCTACGGCGCAACCCCGGCCATGCTCTTCAGCTGGATCCCCGTCATCGGCATCCTCGCGGCGCTCTGGTCCCTTGTCCTCTACATCATCGGCATCAGGGAACTCCATGACACGACCACCGGCAAGGCCGCGGTCGCGGTCCTCATCCCGGTGGTCATCCTCATTGTACTGGTGATCATCGCCCTTGCGGCACTCGTCGCCTTCTTCACCATAAGTTCAGGAACATTCACCGCCGCCTGA
- the cas1c gene encoding type I-C CRISPR-associated endonuclease Cas1c: MRKLLNTLYVTTPESYLLRDGENVVVKVNSEERFRIPIHNLEGIVCLGYMGASPQLMRLCADNNVGLSFLTPSGRFLARVHGRVRGNVLLRRTQYRVADNAGESVNIARCFIIGKIVNCRTVLGRSLRDHGDAIRCDTIRSVDALLIENLQSIDDCTNSDSLRGIEGNCAKFYFGALDELILKQKDDFFITERNRRPPRDNMNALLSFLYTLLAHDVESALETVGLDPYVGFFHTDRPGRPGLALDLMEELRPFMADRLALNLVNLKQVKGSDFVRKENGGVLMTDTGKKEILGAWQKRKQDPITHPYLKEKIPVGLIPYVQAMLLARFLRGDIDGYPPFFMN, from the coding sequence ATGAGAAAACTGCTGAATACACTCTACGTGACCACTCCTGAATCCTATCTCCTCAGGGACGGTGAGAATGTCGTGGTTAAGGTCAACAGTGAGGAGAGATTCCGGATTCCCATACACAACCTTGAGGGCATCGTCTGTCTGGGATATATGGGGGCAAGCCCTCAACTGATGCGACTGTGTGCGGATAATAACGTCGGTTTATCATTTCTGACGCCATCGGGAAGATTTCTTGCAAGAGTTCACGGGAGGGTGCGAGGAAATGTGCTCCTGCGAAGAACCCAGTATCGCGTGGCCGACAATGCCGGAGAGTCTGTGAATATTGCCCGGTGTTTCATCATTGGAAAGATTGTAAATTGCAGGACAGTTCTTGGACGAAGTCTCCGTGATCACGGCGATGCCATCCGGTGCGATACGATCCGGTCGGTGGATGCCCTACTGATCGAGAACCTCCAGAGTATTGATGACTGTACAAATTCTGATTCTCTCCGCGGCATCGAGGGGAACTGTGCAAAATTTTATTTTGGTGCGCTTGACGAACTGATACTCAAGCAGAAGGATGATTTTTTTATAACAGAGCGGAATCGAAGGCCTCCCCGTGACAACATGAATGCACTGCTCTCGTTTTTGTACACCCTGCTCGCCCATGATGTCGAGTCTGCCCTGGAAACGGTGGGGCTTGACCCCTATGTCGGGTTTTTCCACACGGACAGGCCAGGAAGACCTGGCCTGGCACTTGACCTGATGGAAGAACTCCGGCCTTTTATGGCGGATCGCCTTGCACTGAATCTGGTGAATCTAAAGCAGGTGAAGGGATCCGATTTTGTCAGGAAGGAGAATGGCGGCGTCCTTATGACTGACACAGGTAAGAAAGAGATCCTTGGGGCCTGGCAGAAGAGGAAACAGGATCCGATCACTCACCCGTACCTGAAGGAGAAGATACCTGTCGGGCTGATCCCCTATGTGCAGGCGATGCTGCTGGCCAGATTTTTACGGGGCGACATTGACGGCTATCCGCCGTTTTTTATGAATTGA
- the cas2 gene encoding CRISPR-associated endonuclease Cas2 has translation MMVLVTYDVNTESNEGKKRLRKVAKECVNYGQRVQNSVFECLLDPAQFAKLKHSLCAIIDDEKDSLRFYYLGKNWQHRVEHFGAKEGYDPEGLLVA, from the coding sequence ATGATGGTGCTGGTCACGTATGACGTGAATACGGAATCCAATGAAGGGAAGAAAAGACTGAGAAAGGTGGCAAAGGAGTGTGTCAATTATGGACAGAGGGTACAAAATTCCGTATTTGAATGCCTTCTGGATCCTGCACAGTTTGCGAAACTGAAACATTCGTTGTGCGCCATCATAGACGATGAGAAGGATAGTCTCAGGTTCTATTATCTGGGAAAGAACTGGCAACACAGGGTCGAGCACTTCGGTGCGAAAGAGGGGTATGATCCGGAAGGATTATTAGTTGCATAA
- a CDS encoding universal stress protein → MFRKVLFPTDFSECSYKALDCVRQLARAGTGEVVVVHVLDEREFELAKTEIGWLEGDRMVEYDAKIERRMRENVREKLDGIAGVIREAGMKTRVEVAKGVPSIEILAMAKREGVSLIVMGSHGRSNLAGVVMGSVSEEVVRRSNVPVLIVTREMQNACTSR, encoded by the coding sequence ATGTTCAGGAAAGTGCTTTTCCCCACGGATTTCTCCGAATGCTCGTATAAGGCCCTTGACTGCGTGAGGCAACTCGCCCGTGCCGGCACCGGGGAGGTGGTGGTCGTCCACGTCCTGGACGAACGCGAGTTCGAACTCGCCAAGACCGAGATCGGATGGCTCGAAGGGGACAGGATGGTCGAGTACGACGCGAAGATCGAGAGGAGGATGCGGGAGAATGTCCGGGAAAAACTCGATGGGATCGCGGGCGTCATCCGCGAGGCCGGGATGAAGACCCGGGTGGAAGTTGCCAAGGGCGTGCCTTCGATCGAGATCCTGGCGATGGCAAAGCGCGAGGGCGTCTCCCTCATCGTCATGGGGAGCCACGGGCGGAGCAACCTCGCCGGCGTCGTGATGGGTTCGGTCTCCGAGGAAGTGGTCAGGAGGTCGAACGTGCCCGTGCTGATCGTGACCCGGGAGATGCAGAACGCCTGCACGTCCCGGTGA
- the cas7c gene encoding type I-C CRISPR-associated protein Cas7/Csd2, protein MSEIIQNRYEFVLLFDIENGNPNGDPDMGNMPRVDPQTGYGIVTDVCLKRKIRDYVEMVKGDEQGYEIYVKSGAVLNNQHKKAYDHLGIEPSKNKPKDMELTKFMCRNFFDIRAFGAVMTTEVNCGQVRGPVQINFSRSMDPIFQQEVTVTRCAVANEKDAEKGQTMGKKQIVPYALYRAEGYISANLAQKTTGFTEDDLDLLWDSLVNMFEHDHSASRGKMSARKLIVFKHNSALGCCQSHILFDKINVERLSGDLPPRSFGDYTVTIAKDMPDGVEMIEKL, encoded by the coding sequence ATGAGCGAAATTATCCAGAACCGATACGAGTTTGTACTGCTGTTTGACATCGAGAACGGAAACCCGAATGGCGACCCCGATATGGGCAACATGCCACGGGTCGACCCGCAGACAGGGTATGGCATCGTCACCGACGTCTGCCTGAAGAGAAAGATCAGGGATTATGTCGAGATGGTCAAAGGCGACGAGCAGGGGTATGAGATCTACGTTAAATCCGGGGCTGTCCTCAATAATCAGCATAAGAAAGCCTATGACCATCTCGGGATAGAGCCCTCCAAAAACAAACCGAAAGACATGGAGCTGACGAAATTCATGTGCCGGAATTTCTTCGATATCCGTGCCTTCGGCGCCGTCATGACCACCGAGGTCAACTGCGGGCAGGTCAGGGGCCCTGTGCAGATCAATTTTTCCCGGAGCATGGATCCCATCTTCCAGCAGGAGGTGACGGTCACCCGTTGCGCGGTCGCCAACGAGAAAGACGCGGAAAAGGGCCAGACAATGGGCAAGAAGCAGATCGTGCCCTATGCACTGTACCGTGCCGAGGGCTACATCTCCGCGAACCTTGCCCAGAAGACGACCGGATTTACCGAGGACGACCTGGACCTCCTCTGGGACAGCCTGGTCAATATGTTCGAGCACGACCACTCGGCATCACGGGGGAAGATGTCTGCACGCAAGCTGATCGTCTTCAAGCATAACAGTGCGCTTGGCTGCTGCCAGTCCCATATCCTCTTTGACAAAATCAACGTGGAGCGTCTGTCAGGTGACCTGCCCCCGCGGTCTTTCGGCGACTACACGGTCACCATCGCCAAGGACATGCCTGACGGCGTCGAGATGATCGAAAAATTATGA
- a CDS encoding cation-translocating P-type ATPase, whose translation MTIHSLHRDELLARLETGETGLTIGEARRRLAAGGPNEIRKLERKNYPREYLRQYVQFFAVLLEVAAALSFLADGYAPGEGYDILGYAVLGAVVINATFAFWQEYKADRTVEALLRLMPSMVTVRRAGAAGTVDAREVVPGDILLLEEGDRIAADAVLIEAHSLYVDMATLTGESRPKKRLTDPSEAKTVLDAKNVVFAGTTVLSGNGTAAVYATGQKTEFGRIASLAREVKKRPTPMQLEIIRITRILTIAAVLVGGVFFVLGYLAGFGVLVAAIFALSLIVANVPEGMLPTITLSLSLASQNMARRNALIKNLDSVQTLGSTTVICTDKTGTLTRNEMTAKEIFLAGGETVTITGEGYLAAGEFTIRGERPGVRDRLDLFLRAGLLNCRATIEDGTSFGDPTELAIVAAARKAGIGPGDYAKVEEIPFSSERKMMSTITEKNGRRFIFTKGAPEVVLRLVSTYVDGEGRVVPFDEGEKQRVLARADEMERAAYRLLAVAYQEGEEERDLVFLGLVGLMDLPRAEVYEAIRTCRVAGIRVMVLTGDNPVTARAVAEEIGLSVDRVITGDDLGAISGADLRDILRTEDVLFARLKSDQKLAIATALQENGEVVAMTGDGVNDAPALKKADIGISMGKKGTEVAKEAADMILVDDNFCSIVAAVEEGRTVYFNIKKFVTYILASNVPEIVPYILQFFFKIPLPLSVIQILSIDLGSDMLPGLALGSERPERDIMKMPPVVKNDRILDREVFKRGYFFLGIIEATAAMSAFLGFLFLSGWQYGDLSITGTELHRQAMTMTLLGAVTCQLANVWTLRSWEFSAFERGLFKNRLLIVAVVLELIWIFLLLNVGAVQVIFNTASVPPPYLLLLIPFPLILFASHEFYKYRIRKRMNLQRTDTTERKTELCGEKK comes from the coding sequence ATGACGATCCACTCTCTTCACCGCGACGAACTCCTTGCCCGACTGGAGACGGGCGAGACGGGGCTGACGATCGGGGAAGCACGGAGGAGGCTTGCCGCCGGAGGCCCCAACGAGATCAGGAAATTGGAGCGGAAGAACTACCCCAGAGAGTATCTCCGGCAGTACGTCCAGTTTTTTGCGGTCCTCCTCGAAGTCGCCGCGGCCCTCTCCTTTCTCGCCGACGGCTATGCACCGGGCGAGGGCTACGACATCCTCGGGTATGCGGTCCTCGGGGCTGTCGTCATCAACGCCACCTTCGCCTTCTGGCAGGAGTACAAGGCCGACCGGACCGTCGAGGCCCTGCTCAGGCTGATGCCCTCGATGGTGACGGTGCGGCGTGCCGGTGCCGCCGGGACGGTGGACGCGAGAGAGGTCGTGCCCGGCGACATCCTCCTCCTCGAAGAGGGCGACAGGATCGCTGCTGACGCCGTCCTCATTGAAGCGCACTCGCTGTACGTCGACATGGCGACGCTCACCGGCGAGTCGAGGCCGAAGAAGAGGCTGACCGACCCCTCGGAGGCGAAAACCGTCCTGGACGCAAAGAACGTCGTCTTCGCCGGGACCACCGTCCTCTCGGGCAACGGGACCGCGGCCGTCTATGCCACGGGCCAGAAGACCGAGTTCGGCAGGATCGCCTCTCTCGCCAGGGAGGTGAAGAAGCGCCCGACCCCGATGCAACTGGAGATCATCAGGATCACCAGGATCCTGACGATCGCCGCCGTCCTCGTCGGCGGCGTTTTCTTCGTCCTCGGTTACCTCGCCGGTTTCGGCGTCCTCGTTGCGGCGATCTTCGCTCTCTCCCTCATCGTCGCCAATGTCCCGGAGGGCATGCTCCCGACCATCACCCTCTCCCTCTCCCTTGCCAGCCAGAACATGGCGCGGCGGAACGCCCTGATCAAGAACCTCGACTCCGTCCAGACACTCGGGAGCACGACGGTGATCTGCACAGACAAGACAGGCACCCTCACGCGAAACGAGATGACGGCAAAGGAGATCTTCCTCGCCGGCGGGGAGACCGTCACCATCACCGGCGAGGGCTACCTGGCCGCCGGCGAGTTCACGATCCGGGGAGAGAGGCCAGGGGTACGGGACCGTCTGGACCTTTTCCTCCGCGCCGGTCTCCTCAACTGCCGGGCGACGATCGAGGACGGCACCTCCTTCGGCGACCCGACAGAACTCGCCATCGTCGCCGCGGCGCGAAAAGCAGGGATCGGGCCGGGAGACTACGCGAAGGTGGAGGAGATCCCCTTCTCCAGCGAGAGAAAGATGATGTCCACCATCACCGAGAAGAACGGCAGGAGGTTCATCTTCACGAAGGGCGCACCCGAGGTTGTCCTCCGCCTGGTCTCCACATACGTCGACGGGGAGGGCCGGGTCGTCCCCTTCGATGAGGGGGAGAAGCAGAGAGTCCTCGCCCGGGCCGACGAGATGGAAAGGGCGGCGTACCGCCTCCTCGCCGTCGCCTATCAGGAGGGGGAGGAGGAGCGCGACCTCGTCTTCCTCGGCCTCGTCGGCCTGATGGACCTCCCGCGGGCCGAGGTCTACGAGGCGATCAGGACATGCCGCGTCGCCGGCATCAGGGTGATGGTCCTCACCGGCGACAACCCCGTCACCGCCCGCGCCGTGGCGGAGGAGATCGGTCTCTCTGTGGACCGGGTGATCACCGGCGACGACCTCGGCGCGATCTCCGGGGCAGACCTCAGGGACATCCTCCGCACCGAGGACGTCCTCTTCGCACGTCTCAAGTCTGACCAGAAACTTGCGATCGCGACCGCCCTCCAGGAGAACGGGGAAGTGGTGGCAATGACCGGCGACGGCGTCAACGACGCCCCGGCCCTGAAAAAGGCCGACATCGGGATCTCGATGGGGAAGAAGGGGACGGAGGTCGCCAAGGAGGCGGCCGACATGATCCTCGTCGATGACAACTTCTGCTCGATCGTCGCCGCCGTCGAAGAGGGGCGGACCGTCTACTTCAACATCAAGAAGTTCGTCACCTACATCCTCGCCTCGAATGTCCCGGAGATCGTGCCCTACATCCTCCAGTTCTTCTTCAAGATCCCCCTCCCCCTCTCGGTCATCCAGATCCTCTCCATCGACCTCGGGTCAGACATGCTCCCCGGCCTCGCCCTCGGCTCCGAACGGCCGGAGAGGGACATCATGAAGATGCCGCCTGTCGTGAAGAACGACCGCATCCTCGACCGCGAGGTCTTCAAACGCGGCTATTTCTTCCTCGGCATCATCGAGGCGACCGCGGCGATGTCGGCCTTCCTCGGTTTTCTCTTCCTCTCCGGCTGGCAATACGGCGACCTCTCGATCACCGGCACCGAACTCCACAGGCAGGCGATGACCATGACCCTCCTCGGGGCGGTGACCTGTCAACTCGCCAATGTCTGGACCCTTCGGTCCTGGGAGTTTTCCGCATTCGAGAGAGGCCTCTTCAAGAACCGCCTTCTCATCGTGGCGGTCGTCCTCGAACTGATCTGGATATTCCTGCTCCTGAATGTCGGCGCCGTCCAGGTGATCTTCAACACGGCGTCTGTCCCACCGCCCTATCTCCTCCTCCTCATCCCCTTCCCCCTGATCCTCTTCGCCTCCCACGAGTTCTACAAATACAGGATCAGGAAGAGGATGAACCTGCAGAGGACTGACACCACGGAACGGAAGACCGAGTTATGCGGGGAGAAAAAGTGA
- a CDS encoding aminotransferase class I/II-fold pyridoxal phosphate-dependent enzyme encodes MQLRDFALERFFAQHEFTAPHLLCTSDCESVSVADLLAHEEGAVERFMDLRLNYTEAPGGIELRQEIAGLYASAGTDNILVSAGAEEAIFLCMNAMLSPGDEVIVPCPAYQSLHEVARGAGARVVPWMMHDDDGWRPDIEALKESITPKTKAIVLNTPHNPTGSLMTREEFVAVRDIAEDADIHVFSDEVYRGLEYDPKDRLPPMADLYEKGISVGVMSKAFGLAGLRIGWTATEDTDLLRKMAALKDYTTICASAPSEFLAALALRHRDAVVARNLGIIRSNLALLDRFFADHADVLAWVPPRAGAIAFPRVLAGEGAEAFCLDAIRKAGVLLLPSTKYDGYDDHHVRIGFARADMPVSLARFGEYLAARPTS; translated from the coding sequence ATGCAACTCCGCGACTTCGCCCTCGAACGCTTTTTCGCACAGCACGAGTTCACCGCCCCCCACCTCCTCTGCACATCCGACTGCGAGTCGGTGAGCGTCGCCGACCTCCTCGCCCACGAGGAGGGGGCCGTGGAGAGGTTCATGGACCTCCGCCTCAACTACACCGAGGCGCCGGGCGGCATCGAACTGCGGCAGGAGATCGCGGGCCTCTACGCCTCGGCCGGAACCGACAACATCCTCGTCTCCGCCGGGGCCGAGGAGGCGATCTTCCTCTGCATGAACGCCATGCTCTCGCCCGGCGACGAGGTGATCGTCCCCTGTCCGGCCTACCAGTCCCTCCACGAGGTGGCGCGGGGCGCCGGCGCTCGTGTCGTCCCCTGGATGATGCACGACGACGACGGCTGGAGGCCGGACATCGAGGCCCTCAAGGAGAGCATCACCCCGAAGACGAAGGCGATCGTGCTCAACACCCCCCACAACCCGACAGGTTCCCTCATGACGCGGGAAGAGTTTGTGGCCGTGCGGGACATCGCCGAAGACGCGGACATCCATGTCTTCTCCGACGAAGTCTACCGCGGCCTCGAATACGACCCGAAAGACCGCCTCCCGCCGATGGCCGACCTCTACGAGAAGGGGATCTCGGTCGGCGTCATGTCCAAGGCCTTCGGGCTTGCCGGCCTGCGGATCGGGTGGACGGCGACGGAGGACACCGACCTCCTCCGGAAGATGGCGGCCCTCAAGGACTACACCACCATCTGCGCAAGCGCCCCCTCCGAGTTCCTCGCCGCCCTCGCCCTCAGGCACCGGGACGCAGTCGTGGCGAGGAACCTCGGGATCATACGCTCGAACCTCGCCCTCCTGGATAGGTTCTTTGCGGATCACGCCGACGTCCTCGCCTGGGTCCCTCCGCGGGCAGGCGCGATCGCCTTCCCCCGCGTCCTGGCCGGGGAGGGCGCGGAGGCCTTCTGCCTCGACGCCATCAGGAAGGCCGGCGTCCTCCTCCTGCCGTCCACCAAATACGACGGTTACGACGACCACCACGTCAGGATCGGTTTCGCGCGGGCCGACATGCCGGTCTCTCTCGCCAGGTTCGGGGAGTACCTCGCCGCCCGCCCCACTTCTTAA
- a CDS encoding ketopantoate reductase family protein, whose protein sequence is MNHTKRPVVLILGAGAVGLSLAGKMASVAEVYAACRPGHAAAIREHGLVMEGIWGNFSVPSLSCVGGPAEAPPDPDYILITAKGTDTQAICDEYASVIRGRPVATLQNGIGNEEAIARYTGVVIGGTVTTNFSIVGDGHVRVKSESSPMVFGLWSGVDGDALDGLAALVQEAGIAVRTSGDIRAAKWTKSLLNLSVNPICALLSIPVGEAADDHLRDVIGHLIHETFAVMAAEGVRVPWATAEDYLAHLFDVQIRDFSAAYPSMYSDIACGRQTEIDLLNGYVAALGEKHGIPTPYNACIADLIRYRQSAGAGRHSADGSV, encoded by the coding sequence ATGAATCATACAAAGCGTCCGGTCGTCCTGATTCTCGGTGCCGGTGCGGTCGGCCTCTCCCTTGCCGGGAAGATGGCCTCGGTCGCCGAGGTCTATGCGGCATGCAGGCCCGGGCACGCCGCGGCGATCCGGGAGCACGGCCTGGTCATGGAGGGGATATGGGGAAATTTCTCTGTTCCGTCTCTCTCCTGTGTCGGAGGTCCGGCGGAGGCGCCGCCCGACCCCGACTATATCCTGATCACGGCGAAGGGCACAGACACACAGGCGATCTGTGATGAGTACGCCTCTGTCATCAGGGGACGCCCTGTGGCGACTCTCCAGAACGGCATCGGCAACGAGGAGGCCATCGCCCGGTATACCGGGGTCGTCATCGGCGGCACCGTGACCACCAACTTCTCCATCGTCGGGGACGGGCATGTCAGGGTGAAGAGCGAGAGCAGCCCGATGGTCTTTGGCCTCTGGTCGGGAGTGGATGGCGACGCCCTCGACGGCCTTGCGGCCCTCGTACAGGAGGCAGGGATCGCGGTCAGGACAAGCGGGGACATCCGCGCGGCAAAATGGACAAAGTCTCTCCTGAACCTCTCTGTCAACCCGATCTGCGCCCTCCTCTCCATCCCGGTGGGCGAGGCGGCAGACGACCACCTCAGGGATGTCATCGGCCACCTCATCCACGAGACCTTCGCCGTCATGGCGGCCGAGGGCGTCAGGGTGCCGTGGGCGACCGCCGAAGACTACCTTGCCCATCTCTTCGACGTCCAGATCCGTGATTTTTCCGCGGCATATCCCTCCATGTACTCTGACATCGCCTGCGGGAGACAGACCGAGATCGACCTCCTCAACGGGTATGTCGCCGCGCTGGGGGAGAAACACGGGATCCCCACGCCCTATAACGCGTGCATCGCAGACCTGATCCGGTACAGGCAGTCTGCCGGAGCAGGACGGCACTCCGCGGACGGCAGCGTGTGA
- the cas4 gene encoding CRISPR-associated protein Cas4: protein MRDRRYADDELLSLSGIQHFCFCRRQWALIHVERQWEDNLRTTEGHFLHERVDDPFFSESRGDVVISRAFPLVSYTLGFYGVADVIEYIRSEDGIVLPGYEGLWRIHPVEYKRGKPKIDERDEVQLCAQAMCLEEMFAVGVETGDFYYNEIRRRVPLRLTNELRERVVSLSEEMHDHFRKGITPAAESSKNCTYCSLVDVCMPKLTQKKISVERYVRKHVRDACANDI, encoded by the coding sequence ATGAGAGACAGAAGGTATGCCGATGACGAGCTGTTGTCTCTCTCCGGCATACAACACTTTTGTTTTTGCAGGCGTCAATGGGCGTTGATCCATGTCGAACGCCAGTGGGAAGACAACCTGCGGACAACCGAGGGCCACTTTTTGCACGAACGCGTGGATGATCCGTTCTTTTCCGAGAGCAGGGGCGACGTTGTCATATCACGGGCTTTTCCTCTCGTTTCATATACGCTCGGCTTCTATGGTGTGGCCGACGTGATCGAATACATCCGCTCTGAAGATGGCATCGTTCTTCCGGGTTATGAAGGTCTCTGGAGAATACATCCTGTGGAATATAAAAGAGGGAAACCGAAGATCGACGAGCGCGACGAGGTACAGTTATGTGCACAGGCAATGTGTCTGGAAGAGATGTTCGCTGTCGGAGTCGAGACCGGCGATTTTTACTACAATGAAATTCGCAGACGGGTTCCTCTCAGACTGACCAACGAATTGAGAGAGCGTGTTGTCTCTCTGTCCGAGGAAATGCACGATCATTTCAGGAAAGGGATCACTCCTGCTGCAGAGAGTTCAAAGAACTGTACATATTGCTCTCTGGTGGATGTGTGCATGCCAAAACTGACACAGAAAAAGATCTCTGTTGAAAGGTATGTCAGAAAACACGTGAGAGATGCGTGTGCAAACGATATCTGA
- a CDS encoding flavodoxin family protein: MARGPALLLERSIDREYTLSLCREDLSALYPGMVRFTLTLRTGGETVATFRTNSYEYSPTVPLDAETSARQKAKEWAQELTAHRERFLAAVTRQAPSRSFPARDCVVLQGSPRPDGNCSILAGWADDEVRGIGKTVQVVYPDDMGIHPCIGCYRCYNTGRCTFDDDMAGIIGAVKHASLLVVCSPVYTNTVPGGLKIVLDRFQALHAEKNLFEKGPMPKGVLLAVCGRKGEANFACLTAVVRVCMENLGIGYAGEVLVDGVDRVRDVRTVEGLEGQVRAVVRGAFHGVANES; encoded by the coding sequence ATGGCGCGGGGACCTGCCCTCCTTCTTGAGCGCAGTATCGACAGGGAGTATACCCTGTCGCTCTGCCGGGAAGACCTCTCGGCCCTGTACCCCGGCATGGTCAGGTTCACCCTGACTCTCCGCACCGGGGGGGAGACGGTCGCGACCTTCCGCACCAACTCGTACGAATACTCCCCCACCGTCCCCCTCGACGCGGAGACGTCTGCACGACAGAAGGCGAAAGAGTGGGCGCAGGAACTCACGGCGCACCGTGAACGCTTTCTTGCGGCCGTCACGCGCCAGGCACCCTCGCGTTCTTTCCCTGCCAGAGACTGCGTCGTCCTCCAGGGGAGTCCGCGCCCTGACGGCAACTGCAGCATCCTTGCCGGATGGGCGGACGACGAGGTGCGTGGCATCGGAAAGACGGTGCAGGTGGTCTACCCCGACGACATGGGCATCCACCCCTGCATCGGCTGCTACCGGTGCTACAACACCGGCAGATGCACCTTCGACGACGACATGGCGGGGATCATCGGTGCCGTGAAGCACGCCTCTCTCCTCGTCGTCTGCTCGCCCGTCTACACCAACACCGTTCCCGGCGGGCTGAAGATCGTCCTCGACCGCTTCCAGGCGCTCCATGCGGAGAAGAACCTCTTCGAGAAGGGGCCAATGCCGAAGGGGGTGCTCCTCGCCGTCTGCGGCCGGAAAGGCGAGGCGAACTTCGCCTGCCTCACCGCGGTCGTCAGGGTGTGCATGGAGAACCTCGGGATTGGATACGCGGGCGAAGTGCTGGTGGACGGCGTCGACCGCGTGCGGGATGTCAGGACGGTGGAGGGACTCGAGGGACAGGTCAGGGCGGTCGTGAGGGGTGCATTTCATGGGGTGGCCAATGAGTCATGA